In Chromatiales bacterium 21-64-14, the following proteins share a genomic window:
- a CDS encoding HNH endonuclease yields the protein MPTKPPIDNSKLDRIVAEARRHAEQRESGYRERALKMYPWVCGRCAREFTRANLQELTVHHRNHDHDFNPADGSNWELLCVYCHDNEHSRHIDHVRGGVMGAQEAPAATGNPFADLKAMMERGGKR from the coding sequence ATGCCGACCAAGCCACCCATCGACAACAGCAAGCTCGATCGCATCGTCGCCGAGGCGCGGCGCCACGCCGAGCAGCGTGAATCGGGATACCGCGAGCGAGCGCTGAAAATGTATCCGTGGGTATGCGGTCGTTGTGCGCGTGAATTCACCCGGGCCAACCTGCAGGAGTTGACCGTGCACCATCGCAATCACGACCACGACTTCAACCCGGCCGATGGCAGCAACTGGGAGTTGTTGTGTGTGTACTGCCATGACAACGAACACTCCCGCCATATCGATCATGTACGTGGCGGGGTGATGGGAGCGCAGGAGGCACCTGCGGCAACCGGCAATCCGTTTGCCGACCTGAAGGCGATGATGGAACGTGGCGGCAAGCGTTAG
- a CDS encoding YajQ family cyclic di-GMP-binding protein, producing the protein MPSFDVSSEVDKHELTNTVDPANRELGTRFDFKGQDASYALDDFVITQSASSAFQPQQTIDILRGRMVARKIDIRALDVGDPDTNLGGARQQITVKQGIEQPMAKKLVAELKAAKLKVETQINGDKLRVTGKKRDAPQAAMALLRKSEVELSPQFDNFRD; encoded by the coding sequence ATGCCCTCCTTTGACGTGAGCTCCGAAGTCGACAAGCACGAGCTGACCAATACGGTCGACCCGGCCAACCGCGAGCTCGGCACCCGCTTCGACTTCAAGGGCCAGGACGCGTCATACGCACTGGATGATTTCGTGATCACCCAGAGTGCTTCGAGCGCATTCCAGCCGCAGCAGACGATCGACATCCTGCGCGGACGGATGGTGGCAAGAAAGATCGACATCCGCGCGCTTGATGTCGGCGATCCGGATACCAATCTGGGCGGGGCCCGCCAGCAGATCACCGTGAAACAGGGGATCGAGCAGCCGATGGCGAAAAAGCTGGTGGCCGAGCTGAAAGCCGCCAAACTCAAGGTCGAGACACAGATCAACGGCGACAAACTGCGGGTAACCGGCAAGAAGCGCGACGCCCCGCAGGCGGCGATGGCCTTGCTGCGCAAATCCGAGGTCGAGCTGTCGCCGCAGTTCGACAACTTCCGCGATTGA